A region of the Geomonas subterranea genome:
GCCGGCTTCGACCTCTGCGCCCCCTCGACCAGCGTTTCCATCACCATCAATGGGCCGGCGCCGATCATGCTCGCCTTCTTCTTCAACGCGGCCATCAGGCAGCAGCTGGAGCAGTTCAAAAACGCGCATGGGCGCGAGCCGTCGCCGGCGGAGTACGCTGAGCTGAAAGCCCGCACCCTGCAGACCGTGCGCGGCACCGTCCAGGCCGACATCCTCAAGGAGGACCAGGGGCAGAACACCTGCATCTTCTCCACGGAATTCGCGCTCAGGATGATGGGGGACATCCAGCAGTACTTCATCGAGCAGCAGGTGCGTAACTACTACTCGGTCTCCATCAGCGGCTACCACATCGCAGAGGCCGGGGCGAACCCGATCTCGCAGCTCGCTTTCACCCTGTCCAACGGCTTCACCTACGTCGAGTACTACCTCTCGCGCGGCATGAAGATCGACGATTTCGCCCCGAACCTCTCCTACTTCTTCAGTAACGGCCTCGACCCGGAGTACACGGTGATCGGCCGGGTGGCGCGGCGCATCTGGGCGGTGGTGATGCGGGAGAAGTACGGCGCCAACGACCGCAGCCAGAAGCTCAAGTACCACATCCAGACCAGCGGCCGTTCCCTGCACGCCCAGGAGATGGATTTCAACGACATCCGCACCACGCTGCAGGCCCTGATGGCCCTCTACGACAACTGCAACTCGCTGCACACCAACGCCTACGACGAGGCGGTCACCACCCCCTCCGAGGAGTCGGTGCGCCGGGCCATGGCGGTGCAGATGATCATCACCAAGGAACTCGGGCTCGCCAGGAACGAGAATCCCCTCCAAGGCGCCTTCATCATCGATGAACTCACCGACCTGGTGGAGGAGGCGGTCCTCGCAGAATTCGAGAGAATAGACCAGCGCGGCGGCGTGCTGGGCGCCATGGAAACCCAGTACCAGCGCAGCAAGATCCAGGATGAGTCCATGCTCTACGAGGCGCGGAAGCATTCCGGCGAACTCCCCATCATCGGCGTCAACACCTTCCTGAACCCGCACGCGGGCGAAGAGGGATACCAGATCCCCGGGGAGTTGGCCCGCGCCACCGTGGAGGAGAAGGAGCAGCAGATCAGGAACCTGCGTGCCTTCCAGGAGCGCCACAAGGATGAGGCGCCCCTCGCCCTGAAGCGGCTCCAGGAAACCGCGGTGGCGGGCGGCAACATCTTCGCCGAGCTGATGGAAACGGTGCGGTGCGCATCGCTGGGGCAGATCACCCGGGCGCTCTACGAGGTAGGCGGCGAGTACCGACGCAACATGTAGCCAGGCGCAGCTGGTCCATACCGCCGGGACCCGACAAGAGTGCCGCCCCGCGTCCCCTCCCCGGAGGGGGAGGGACAGGGAGGGGGCTTTGCGCTGCAGACGACGAGGAGGATTCATGGATGTGTTCCAAGCGATAAACGACAGAAGAAGCATCAGGAAGTATCAAGACACCCCGGTCGAGTGGGACAAGGTGAGCCAGGTGCTCGATGCTGGGCGGCTGGCACCTTCCTGGAAGAACATGCAGTGCTGGCGCTTCCTGGTCCTGTCCGCCGCCGGTAAGCGGAACGCGCTTTTGGACGCCTTCCCCGATGACAACCCGGGCAAGAAGGCACTGGCACAGGCGCCGGTGACCATCGTGGTCTGTGCCGACCCGGTCCAGTCCGGTGTCGAGAACGGCATCGAGTACTATGTCGCCGACACCGCCATCGCCTTCGAGCACATCTGCCTTGCGGCCCACGGGCTGGGGCTCGGCACCTGCTGGATGGGGCTCTTCGACGAACCGACCCTGAAGGAGTCGCTGGGCATTCCGGCAGGGATACGGGTGGTCGGGGTGACGCCCTTGGGCTACCCGGATCAGGAACCCAAGGCGCGGCCGCGCAAGGAGCTGGCGGAGATCGCCTATCACAACGACTGGGGGAAGGCATGCTGACCAGGACCGAATCGGAGCAAAGGATAGCCAGGCTGCAGGAAGGGCTGAAGGAGAAAGGGGTGGATGCCGCCCTCTTTATCTATCCTATTGATATCTATTATTTTTCCGGCACGCGCCAGAATTCGGTGCTCTTCGTTCCCGCCGAAGGAAAGCCGCGCCTGATGGTGCGCAAGAGCTACTTCCGCGCCCAAGGGGAGAGCGTCATCGACGATACGCGCCCCTTTCCTTCCAGCAAGGAGTTCCCCTCCCTGTTTCCGCCCCAGGTGAAGCGGATCGGCTTCACCTTCGACGTGGCGCCGGTGCAGCAATACCAGTACTACGCCAGGCTCCTGCCCGGGGTGGAGTTCGTCGACATCTCCTCCCTGAACCGGGAGCTGCGCAGCGTGAAGTCGAAACTGGAACTGGAGCGGATGCGCGAAAGCGGGGCGCGGCTTTGCGGCGTGTTCAAAGAAATCCCCGGTTTCCTGAAGGAGGGGATGCGCGAGCTCGACCTCGCCGCCGAGTTCGAATACCGGCTGAGGAAGGCGGGGGGCGAAGGGTACGTCCGGATGCGCGCCTACAACCAGGAGCTGTTCCAGGGGCTCGCTGTCAGCTCCAGCGCCAGCAATCCCGGTTTCTTCGACGGCGCGGTCACCGGCCGGGGGCTCTCCAACGCCTCTCCCCACGGCGCCTCGACCGACACCATCCAGGCGAACGTGCCGGTGCTGGTGGACTACACCGGGGTCTTCAACGGCTACATCGTCGACATGACCCGCATGTTCGTGGTGGGGAGACTGGAGCCCGAGCTGGAGCGCGCCTTCGCCACCTCGCTGCAGATCCAGCAGCACCTGGCCGAGAACCTGAAGCCCGGCGCGGTGTGCGAGGAGCTTTTCGCCCAGGCCGCCGAGATTGCCGGGAGCGCTGGGCTGGCGCGCAACTTCATGGGCGCGCCCGGCGAGAATGCCAAGTTCGTGGGGCATGGCGTGGGGCTCGAGCTGGACGAGTTCCCGGTTCTGGCACAGGGGTTCAGGTCGCCGCTGCAGGAGGGGCAGACCGTCGCCATCGAGCCCAAGTTCGTTCTTCCCGGTCTCGGCGCGGTCGGAATTGAAAATACGTTTGCCGTGGCCCTGGACGGCGGGGTGAAGCTGACCGATCTGGCGGACAATATCGTCTGTGTGTAAACACGAAAAACAATTTTTGTTTTAATGTGGGGCTCGTGAAAACGAGCCCCTTTTTTGCGGCATCAGCTTGTTAAGCTAGCGCTATTAAGGTGTTACCGGTTGTAGTGTCCTGTCTGTTCCGCGTCCCGCTGCGGTAGATCCATTACTGTGTTAAAATTATTTCGCTTGTTTATAATCATGTTATACTTTTGCTTGACTTTAACGTAAACGACAGATAAAGTTCTACACAACACAAACAACCGCGGGAGGGAAACCATGCAAGACGTCTTCGTTGTGGAATCACTGAGAACCCCATTTGGCTCCTTTGGCGGCTCCCTCTCAGAGGTGGAGGCGCCCGTATTGGGGGGCAGCGTGATAAAGGCGCTCCTGGAGCGAGCCGACCTCAACCCGGCCCAGGTCGACGAAGTCATCGCGGGGCAGGTGCTCGCCGCCGGGGTGGGGCAGGCTCCCGCCCGCCAGGCCATGCGCTACGCGGGCATCCCCGACTCCGCCCACGCGATGACCATCAACAAGGTGTGTGGCAGCGGTTTGAAGTCGATCATGCTCGGCGCAGGCTCCATCATGCTGGGCGATTCCGAAGTGGTCATCGCCGGGGGGATGGAGAACATGTCGCTCGCCCCTTTCGTGCTGAAGAAGGCCCGCTACGGCTACCGCATGGGGCACGGTGAGCTCATCGATCTGATGATCTACGATGGCCTGCAGGATCCTTATTCCGGACGGCACATGGGTGACATTGCCGAGGAAGCCGCTCACCGCCACGCACTCTCCCGCGAGACCCAGGATCAGTTCGCCGTCCGCTCCTACACAAGGGCACAGGAGGCGGTCCGGGGCGGCATCTTCAAGGACGAGATCGTGCCGGTGCTGAAAAAGGGGCGCGGCGGAGAGGTGACGGTGGCCGAGGACGAGGAGCCCTTCAAGGTCGACTTCGGCAAGCTCCCCACCCTGAAGCCGGTCTTCAAAAAGGACGGTACCATCACGGCGGCCAACGCCTCGACCATTAACGACGGCGCGGCGTTTTCCCTGCTGGCCGGCGCCGACGCGGTGAAGCGCCTGAACCTGAAGCCCCGCGCGCGCATCGTCGCCCACGCCACCTGCAGCCTCCACCCCGAGCGCTACACCGAGGCCCCGGTAGGCGCCATCGAGGTTGCCTGTGCCAAGGCCGGGTTGAAGACCTCCGACATCGACCTCTTCGAGATAAACGAGGCCTTCGCCATTGTCGCCATGATCGCCATCAAGGAGCTCGGCCTGGACCCGGAGAAGGTGAACGTGAACGGCGGCGCCTGCGCCATCGGCCATCCCATCGGCGCCAGCGGCGGCAGGTTGACCGCGACGCTCGTGCGCGAGCTGCACCGGCGCCAGGCCCGCTACGGGCTCGCCACCCTTTGCATCGGCGGAGGCGAGGCGGTCGCGGTAGTATTCGAGAGGATCTGACCCGCACTTAGAATCCACGTTTTGATAGGAGGTTGACATGTTCAAGGTAGTAGGCGTCATAGGGGCCGGCCAGATGGGGAGTGGCATCGCCCATGTCTTCGCCCAGCATGCGTACCAGGTTCTGCTCTACGACATCTCCCAGGCTCAATTGGACAAGGCGCTCAAGTCCATCGAACAGAACCTGGAGCGCCAGGCGAGGAAGGGGGTCATCTTCACCACCAGCATCGAGGGGATCATGGCGCGCATCACCGCCACCAAGGATCTCAAGGACTTCGCACCCTGCGACCTGGTGGTAGAGGCGGCGACCGAGAACGAGAACCTCAAGTTCGAGCTCTTCAAAAAGCTGGACGAGATCGTGGCGCAAGACGCCATCCTCGCCTCCAACACCTCCTCCATCTCCATCACCCGCATCGCGGCCTGCACCAGACGGCCGGACAAGGTGATCGGCATGCACTTCATGAACCCGGTGCCGATCATGGCGCTGGTGGAGGTGATCCGGGGCCTGGGCACCAGCGAGGAGACCTTCCAGGCCATCGGCGCCCTGGTCGCGCGGCTCGGCAAGGAGATGGCGGTAGCCAAGGACTATCCCGGCTTCATCGTCAACCGGGTGCTGATCCCGATGATCAACGAGGCAATTTTCGCGCTCTACGAGGGGATCGCCACGGCGGAGGATATCGACAAGGGGATGAAACTCGGCACCAACCAGCCCATGGGACCGCTGGTCCTCGCCGATTTCATCGGCCTCGACACCGTGCTCGCCATCTGCAACGTCCTGCACGACGGTTTCAAGGATCCCAAGTACCGCCCCTGTCCGCTCCTGGTGAACATGGTCAACGCCGGGTATCTCGGCAAGAAGTCGGGCAAGGGGTTCTACGACTATCAGGGCTAGGCCCGGGGAGCGATCATCATGGAAAACCAGAACATCCTTTGCGAGATCGCCGAGGGAGTGGCGACCGTTACGGTGAACCGCCCGGCGAGCCTGAACGCGCTGAACAGCCAGGTGCTCAAAGAGCTGGAGTGTACCCTCTACAAGCTGGAGCAGGACCCCGCCGTGAGAGTCGTCATCCTCACCGGGGCCGGAGAAAAGGCGTTCGTCGCCGGCGCCGACATCAAGGAGATGGCGGACATGAGCTCCTTCGAGGGGCACCGTTTCGCCCTCCAGGGGCAGCGGGTCATGCTTTTCATGGAGAAGATGACTAAACCCGTCATCGCCGCGGTAAATGGATACGCCCTGGGGGGCGGCCTGGAGTTGGCTCTCGCCTGCGACGTCATCTACGCCTCCGACAACGCCAAGCTCGGCTTCCCCGAGGTCACCCTGGGGATCATCCCCGGCTTCGGCGGCACCCAGAACCTCTCCCGCCTCATCGGCCCCAACCGGGCCAAGGAGCTGATCTATAGCGGCCGGATGATCAACGCGCAGAAGGCGCTCGCCTGGGGCGTGGTCAACGAGGTCGTCGCGCAGGCGGAACTTGCGGCGAAGGCCCTGGAGCTGGCGCGGGAGATCGCGAAGAATGGCAGCCTCGGTGTCGGCTACGCCAAGAACGCCATCGTCAACGGCCTCAACATGACCAAGGAGGACGGTTTCCGCTACGAGAGTTCCCTCTTCGGCGTCCTCTTCGCCACCGAGGATCAGAAAGAAGGGATGGGGGCGTTCGTCGAGAAGCGCAAGGCGCAGTTCCGAGGCAAATAGTGTCCGACGCCAAATCCCTCTCCCTTTGGGAGAGGGTGGCCGGAGGCCGGGTGAGGGCGCTGCTGATTGCAGGGCAATTGCTGGGTCGCGATCCCTCACCCCCGCCCCTCTCCCAGAGGGAGAGGGGGAATAACCGTTACGAGTCGTTCTCTAAACAGGTAACCAAAAGGGAGGATGCGATGGATTTTGAACTGAGCCAGGACCACAAGGTATTGAGGGATTCGGTGCGCGAGTTCGTGGAGAAGGAGATCAAGCCGATCGCGATGAAGATCGACGAGGAGCACATGATCCCGGACGCGCTGGTCAACAAGATGGCGGAGATGGGCTTCCTGGGGAGCTACTTTCCCGAGGAGTACGAGGGGGCCGGCCTCGACATGCTCTCCTACGCCATCGTGGTCGAGGAAGTCTCCAAGGCGTGCGGCTCCAGCGGCGTGCTCATCTCGGCCCACACCTCGCTGGCCTGCGGCCCGATCTACACCTTCGGCACCGAGGCCCAGAAGAAGAAGTGGCTCCCGGCGCTCAACACAGGCAAGGTGATCGGCTGTTTCCTCCTCACCGAGCCCGATGCCGGCAGCGACGCCGGGGCCATTTCCACCACCTACCGGCGCGAGGGGGACGAGTTCGTCATCAACGGCTCCAAGATCTTCATCACCAACGGCGGTTACCGCGGCACCGGCGTCCTCTTCGCCACCTCCGACAAGAGCCTCAAGCACAGGGGCGTCTCCGCCTTCATCATCGACCTCAACTCCCCCGGGGTCGAAATCCTCAAGAACGAGAAAAAGCTCGGCATCCGCGGCAGCTACACCACCGCCTTCGCGCTGGACAGCGTGCGCATCCCGGCGGAGAACCTCCTGGGGCAGGAAGGGCAGGGGTTCAAGATTGCCATGGACACCTTGAACGGCGGGCGCATCGGCATCGCCTCCCAGGCGCTCGGCATCGCCGAAGGCGCCTTCGAGCGGGCGCTCGCGTACTCCAAGGAGCGCAAGCAGTTCGACCACCCCATCTGCGAGCTGCAGGCGGTCCAGTTCAAGCTGGCGGACATGTACACCCGCATCGAGACCAGCAAGCTGATGACCTACAAGGCCGCCTGCCTCAAGGACGCCAAGAAGAACTACACGGTGGAGTCGGCCATGTGCAAGATGCTCGCTTCCGAGGCAGCCACCTACGTTACCAAGGAGGCGATCCAGATCCACGGCGGCTACGGCTTCATCTGCGACTACGAGGTGGAGCGCATGTTCCGCGACGCCAAGATCACCGAGATTTACGAGGGAACCAACGAGGTGCAGCGGGTGGTCATCTCGAAGATGCTGCTCTCGTAAGGCCTTCACTCCTCCCCCCGGAGGGGGAGGCGGGGAGGGGGGAAGCTGGCAGCGGCGCAATCCGCATCAGTTAACACGCAGGAGTGAATCATGGAAGCTACCAGGGAAATCTATTGGAACGTAGGGCACGGCGTGGTGCTCCCGATGTACCTGCTCACCCTCATGGCCTTCGCCGCCTGTGCCTACGGGTGCTGGAAGCGGATCGAGGTCTACCGGCAGGGGAGGCCCCTGAACCGCCTGGACAACCTCCGTGAACGGATCGCGCTGATGGCCACCAACCTGTTCGGCCAGATCAGGGTGCTGCGCGTCGCCGGCCCCGGGATTCCGCATGCGCTGTTCTTCTGGGGCTTCGTCGTCCTCTTCATCGGGACCCTCCTGGTCATGGCCCAGGCCGACGTCTCGCAGCCGCTCTTCGGCGTCAGGATTCTCACCGGCGGCTTCTACAAGGCCTACTCGCTGGTGCTGGACCTCGCTGGCCTGGCCGCGCTGGTCACCCTGTTCGGCCTGGCGCTCAGGCGCTTTGTGGCGCGGCCGGAGGGGCTCAAGATCACCCGCGACGACTACCTGATGCACGGCCTTTTATCCGCCATCATCGTCACCGGTTTCTTCGCCGAAGGGGTGCGCATGGCCGCCACGGAGCTGCGTCAGAACCCGGACCTGGCCCGTTTCTCGCCCATAGGGCTCATGGTTGCAGGCCAGTTCGCCGCGCTCGACCTCCAGTCCCTCAAGGAGCTGCACCGGCTCTGGTGGTGGTGCCATTTTCTGCTGGTCACCGGTTTCATCGCCGCCATCCCCTGGACCAAGTTCCGTCACCTGATCACCACCCCCGCCAACTACCTCTTCGTCGATCTCAGGCCGAAGGGGAGCATCGGCACCATCGACCTCGAAGCCGAAGGGGTGGAGCATTTCGGGGTGGACAAGGTCGCCGACCTCACCTGGAAGGACATCTTCGACGCCGATGCCTGCACCAGCTGCAAGAGGTGCCAGGACCGCTGTCCCGCCTTCAACACGGAGAAACCGCTCTCGCCGATGCAGGTGGTGCAGCAGATAGGGGAGGCCGCGTGCACGGCGCCGCAGGCGGACCTGATCGAGACGGTGGGACGGGACGCCCTCTGGGCCTGCACCACCTGCCGCTCCTGCCAGGAGATCTGCCCGGCACAGGTGGAACACGTCAACAAGGTGATCGAGATGAGACGCAACCTGGTCCTCATGCAGGGGGAGTTCCCCGGCGAGGAGGTCATGGTCGCGGCCAACAACGTCGAGGTGAACGGCAACCCCTTCGGCATGGCCTACGCCGAGCGCGGCAAGTGGTCCGACGGCCTCCCCGTGCGGCACCTCTCCGAGGGGGAGGAGGCGGACATCCTCTACTTCGTGGGGTGCTACGCCTCCTTCGACAAGAGAAACCAGGAGGTCGCCAAAAGCTTCGTGAAGATCTGCAACGCGGCGGGGGTGAGCGTCGGCATCCTGGGCAAGGAGGAGCGCTGCTGCGGCGAGCCGCTGCGCAAGCTGGGCAACGAGTACCTCTACCAGATGACCGCGCAGGAGAACATTGAGCAGATCAAGGGATACGGGGTCAAGAAGATCGTCACCACCTGCCCGCACTGTCTCAACACCCTGGGGCGCGACTACCGCGACCTGGGGCTCGACCTCGAGGTCGAACACTACACCGTCTTCATCGACCGCCTGATCGGGGAAGGGGCGCTCGCCCTCGCTCCGCACCAGTTCGACTACACCTACCACGACTCCTGCTACCTCGGGCGCTACCAGGGAATAATGGAGCAGCCGCGCAACGTGCTGCAAGTCGCCGGGGGCAGGATCAACGAGATGCAGAGGTCCGGGCTGGAGAGCTTCTGCTGCGGCGCCGGCGGCGGCCGGATCCTCGCCGAGGAAAAGCTGGGGAGCCGGATCAACGTGCAGCGGGTCCGGATGGCCGAGGCGACCGGGGCGCCGCTCATCGTCTCCAACTGTCCCTTCTGCCTGACCATGTTCGAGGACGGCATCAAGACCGGCGACTGCGAAGGAAAGCTGGCGGTGCGGGACCTGGCCGAGGTGGTGGCGGAACGGCTGGCGACGCCGCTCGAGTTGGGCAAGGCGGGACCGGAACTGAGCATGGCCGCCGTTACCGCCCTGGCCGAGGTGGCCGGGAGAATCGAGCCGGCGTCACCTGAAGAACAGCGGTTGGCGGCTGCGGAAGGCGTGTCTGCATGACGCCGCAAAGAATCCATAGGAGGAAGCTATGAAGATACTGGTATGCATCAAACAGGTGCCGGACATGGAGTCCCGCTTCAGGCCCAACGGCGAAAAGACCTGGTACGACGAGAGCGATCTCGCCTTCCGCATGAACGAATACGACGAGTACGCGGTGGAGCAGGCGGTCCAGCTCAAGGAGCAACTGGGCGGTGAGCCCGAGATCACGGTCCTCTCCATCGGCCCCGAGCGGACGGTGGAGGCGATCAAGAAGGCCCTCGCCATGGGGGGGGACCGCGCCGTCCATATCCGGGACGACAGGCACTACCAGAAAGATCCCTGGCAGATCGCCTCGATGATCGCGAGCTACGCCAAGGGGGAAGGGTTCGACCTGATCTTCACCGGGATGCAGTCCCAGGACCGGGGTTCGGCACAGGTCGGCGTCATCGTGGCGGAGCTTCTCGGCCTCTCCTGCGCCACCACCCTGGTTGGCTTCAGCTATGACGGCGGCACCATCACCGTCAAGAGAGAGCTGGAAGGGGGGATCAAGGGAGTGGCGAAGCTGAAGCTCCCGGCGCTGGTCACCTGCCAGTTGGGGCTCAACACCCCGCGCTACCCGACGCTTCCCAACATCATGAAGGCGAAGAAGAAGGAGATCGCCTCCCTGACGCCGGCCGAACTCTCCGGCGAAGCGGAACTGACCGCCACCGCGGCGATCTACCCTCCCGCCAAGAAAGGGGGCGGCCTCGTACTGGAAGGGGAGATAGGTGTTCAGGTGGACCGGCTGATGGGGATCCTGAAGGAAAAGACCGCGGTGCTCAGATAGCGCAAAGATCAAGTTCCCCCGCCCCTTGCGGGAGGGGGAGCCGATGACGGGAACCACGAAACCGAGAACGCTGCTACGGAGGGATCAATGAAAGCGTTACTGATAGGGGAATACCGGCAGGGGAAGCTCCTCGACACCACCTACGAACTCAAGGCCTTCGCCGATCGCCTCGGCGCCGACAGCGTCATGCTGCTGGTCGGTAGCGAAGCCGAACTCCCCAAATACGACGGAAGGCTCTACCTGGCCGATGCCGGCGCGTATGGCGAATACAACCCGGACCTGCACAAGCAGCTGGTGCTGCAGGCGGTCGAGAAGGAGAAACCCGACTGCGTCGTCTTTGTCCATTCATCCTACGGCTGGGACCTCGCCCCGCGCGTGGCCGTCGCCCTGAAGGCCGGGCAGGTCTCGGAAATCGTGGCGCTCAACGAGGGGGCGTACGAGGTGAATGCCTGCAACGCGAAGCTGCGCCGGACCGTGACCCCCAGAAGCGGCCGTTGCGTCCTCACCATCCAGGCGGGTGCCTTCAGCCCTTCCGGCGAGCCGCAGGGTACGCCGCAACTGGAACGGTTGGAGCTGTCGGGCGCTCCCTCCGGTATCGACTTCGTGGGTTACGAGGCCGCCGAGCAGAAAGGGGTCGACCTCAGTAAGGCTGAGGTCATCGTCAGCGCCGGCCGCGGCGTGGGCAAGAAGGACAACGTCCCGGTCATCGCCGCCCTGGCCGATGCCCTTGGGGGCGAACTCGGCGCGAGCCGTCCGGTGGTCGACGCCGGCTGGGTCGATCACAGCCACCAGGTGGGGACCACCGGGCAGACGGTGAGCCCCAAGCTCTACGTCGCCTGCGGCATCAGCGGCGCCATTCAGCACCTGGCGGGAATGAAGAAGGCCGACTTCATCGTGGCCATCAACAAGGACAAGGATGCCCCGATCGGGGAGATCGCCGACGTCCTGGTGGTGGCGGACGTGATGCAGTTCGTCCCCGCCTTCACCGCCAGGTGCGCGAGATGAACCAGTAACCATCCTTATTGAAAGGATCTTCCGCCAGTTCCCTCTCCCTTCGGGAGAGGGTGCCCGAAGGGCGGGTGAGGGCGCTGCCGGCTGCCGTTATGTCGCCTTTGGCAACTCCCTCACCCTGACCCTCTCCCGGGGGGAGAGGGGATGTGGACGTGTGTGGCGGAAGAACCTGCCAAAGCAGGTAACCAAGGGGAGACACCGATGTTTCTCGAACTTACCGAAGAACAGAAGCTGATTCAGGAAACCGCCCGCAACTTCGCCCGCTCCGAGCTGGAACCGCTTGCGGCCAAGCTGGACCGGGAGGGGGACCGCCCCGCGTTCCTCGCCAACCTGAAGAAGCTGGCTGAGCTGGGTTTCATGGGGTTGAACGTCCAGGAGGAGTACGGCGGTTCCGAGGCCGGGGTGGTTGCCTTCAGCGTCGCCATGACCG
Encoded here:
- a CDS encoding nitroreductase family protein, with the protein product MDVFQAINDRRSIRKYQDTPVEWDKVSQVLDAGRLAPSWKNMQCWRFLVLSAAGKRNALLDAFPDDNPGKKALAQAPVTIVVCADPVQSGVENGIEYYVADTAIAFEHICLAAHGLGLGTCWMGLFDEPTLKESLGIPAGIRVVGVTPLGYPDQEPKARPRKELAEIAYHNDWGKAC
- a CDS encoding M24 family metallopeptidase, encoding MLTRTESEQRIARLQEGLKEKGVDAALFIYPIDIYYFSGTRQNSVLFVPAEGKPRLMVRKSYFRAQGESVIDDTRPFPSSKEFPSLFPPQVKRIGFTFDVAPVQQYQYYARLLPGVEFVDISSLNRELRSVKSKLELERMRESGARLCGVFKEIPGFLKEGMRELDLAAEFEYRLRKAGGEGYVRMRAYNQELFQGLAVSSSASNPGFFDGAVTGRGLSNASPHGASTDTIQANVPVLVDYTGVFNGYIVDMTRMFVVGRLEPELERAFATSLQIQQHLAENLKPGAVCEELFAQAAEIAGSAGLARNFMGAPGENAKFVGHGVGLELDEFPVLAQGFRSPLQEGQTVAIEPKFVLPGLGAVGIENTFAVALDGGVKLTDLADNIVCV
- a CDS encoding thiolase family protein, whose product is MQDVFVVESLRTPFGSFGGSLSEVEAPVLGGSVIKALLERADLNPAQVDEVIAGQVLAAGVGQAPARQAMRYAGIPDSAHAMTINKVCGSGLKSIMLGAGSIMLGDSEVVIAGGMENMSLAPFVLKKARYGYRMGHGELIDLMIYDGLQDPYSGRHMGDIAEEAAHRHALSRETQDQFAVRSYTRAQEAVRGGIFKDEIVPVLKKGRGGEVTVAEDEEPFKVDFGKLPTLKPVFKKDGTITAANASTINDGAAFSLLAGADAVKRLNLKPRARIVAHATCSLHPERYTEAPVGAIEVACAKAGLKTSDIDLFEINEAFAIVAMIAIKELGLDPEKVNVNGGACAIGHPIGASGGRLTATLVRELHRRQARYGLATLCIGGGEAVAVVFERI
- a CDS encoding 3-hydroxybutyryl-CoA dehydrogenase — encoded protein: MFKVVGVIGAGQMGSGIAHVFAQHAYQVLLYDISQAQLDKALKSIEQNLERQARKGVIFTTSIEGIMARITATKDLKDFAPCDLVVEAATENENLKFELFKKLDEIVAQDAILASNTSSISITRIAACTRRPDKVIGMHFMNPVPIMALVEVIRGLGTSEETFQAIGALVARLGKEMAVAKDYPGFIVNRVLIPMINEAIFALYEGIATAEDIDKGMKLGTNQPMGPLVLADFIGLDTVLAICNVLHDGFKDPKYRPCPLLVNMVNAGYLGKKSGKGFYDYQG
- a CDS encoding enoyl-CoA hydratase/isomerase family protein, with amino-acid sequence MENQNILCEIAEGVATVTVNRPASLNALNSQVLKELECTLYKLEQDPAVRVVILTGAGEKAFVAGADIKEMADMSSFEGHRFALQGQRVMLFMEKMTKPVIAAVNGYALGGGLELALACDVIYASDNAKLGFPEVTLGIIPGFGGTQNLSRLIGPNRAKELIYSGRMINAQKALAWGVVNEVVAQAELAAKALELAREIAKNGSLGVGYAKNAIVNGLNMTKEDGFRYESSLFGVLFATEDQKEGMGAFVEKRKAQFRGK
- a CDS encoding acyl-CoA dehydrogenase is translated as MDFELSQDHKVLRDSVREFVEKEIKPIAMKIDEEHMIPDALVNKMAEMGFLGSYFPEEYEGAGLDMLSYAIVVEEVSKACGSSGVLISAHTSLACGPIYTFGTEAQKKKWLPALNTGKVIGCFLLTEPDAGSDAGAISTTYRREGDEFVINGSKIFITNGGYRGTGVLFATSDKSLKHRGVSAFIIDLNSPGVEILKNEKKLGIRGSYTTAFALDSVRIPAENLLGQEGQGFKIAMDTLNGGRIGIASQALGIAEGAFERALAYSKERKQFDHPICELQAVQFKLADMYTRIETSKLMTYKAACLKDAKKNYTVESAMCKMLASEAATYVTKEAIQIHGGYGFICDYEVERMFRDAKITEIYEGTNEVQRVVISKMLLS
- a CDS encoding heterodisulfide reductase-related iron-sulfur binding cluster, which translates into the protein MEATREIYWNVGHGVVLPMYLLTLMAFAACAYGCWKRIEVYRQGRPLNRLDNLRERIALMATNLFGQIRVLRVAGPGIPHALFFWGFVVLFIGTLLVMAQADVSQPLFGVRILTGGFYKAYSLVLDLAGLAALVTLFGLALRRFVARPEGLKITRDDYLMHGLLSAIIVTGFFAEGVRMAATELRQNPDLARFSPIGLMVAGQFAALDLQSLKELHRLWWWCHFLLVTGFIAAIPWTKFRHLITTPANYLFVDLRPKGSIGTIDLEAEGVEHFGVDKVADLTWKDIFDADACTSCKRCQDRCPAFNTEKPLSPMQVVQQIGEAACTAPQADLIETVGRDALWACTTCRSCQEICPAQVEHVNKVIEMRRNLVLMQGEFPGEEVMVAANNVEVNGNPFGMAYAERGKWSDGLPVRHLSEGEEADILYFVGCYASFDKRNQEVAKSFVKICNAAGVSVGILGKEERCCGEPLRKLGNEYLYQMTAQENIEQIKGYGVKKIVTTCPHCLNTLGRDYRDLGLDLEVEHYTVFIDRLIGEGALALAPHQFDYTYHDSCYLGRYQGIMEQPRNVLQVAGGRINEMQRSGLESFCCGAGGGRILAEEKLGSRINVQRVRMAEATGAPLIVSNCPFCLTMFEDGIKTGDCEGKLAVRDLAEVVAERLATPLELGKAGPELSMAAVTALAEVAGRIEPASPEEQRLAAAEGVSA
- a CDS encoding electron transfer flavoprotein subunit beta/FixA family protein, with the protein product MKILVCIKQVPDMESRFRPNGEKTWYDESDLAFRMNEYDEYAVEQAVQLKEQLGGEPEITVLSIGPERTVEAIKKALAMGGDRAVHIRDDRHYQKDPWQIASMIASYAKGEGFDLIFTGMQSQDRGSAQVGVIVAELLGLSCATTLVGFSYDGGTITVKRELEGGIKGVAKLKLPALVTCQLGLNTPRYPTLPNIMKAKKKEIASLTPAELSGEAELTATAAIYPPAKKGGGLVLEGEIGVQVDRLMGILKEKTAVLR
- a CDS encoding electron transfer flavoprotein subunit alpha/FixB family protein, whose translation is MKALLIGEYRQGKLLDTTYELKAFADRLGADSVMLLVGSEAELPKYDGRLYLADAGAYGEYNPDLHKQLVLQAVEKEKPDCVVFVHSSYGWDLAPRVAVALKAGQVSEIVALNEGAYEVNACNAKLRRTVTPRSGRCVLTIQAGAFSPSGEPQGTPQLERLELSGAPSGIDFVGYEAAEQKGVDLSKAEVIVSAGRGVGKKDNVPVIAALADALGGELGASRPVVDAGWVDHSHQVGTTGQTVSPKLYVACGISGAIQHLAGMKKADFIVAINKDKDAPIGEIADVLVVADVMQFVPAFTARCAR